One Varibaculum prostatecancerukia genomic window, TCGCTTTAAGCTTTTGGCAATTACATCGCAAATGGCCGCTTCATCATCAACTACAAGAATATGTTCCATTTCACCCTCCTTTCTCTTGCTGGAAGATATTTGTTATTATTCGTCACCTATGCTTGGTCGCCCATCCCATTTATGAAACCATGAAGGAATCAATACCACAAGGATTAGAGTAAAGACCAGGCAGAAGAAGAGTCCATGTCTCAAATCAGCTGCAACTTTTATAATGTTATCTGAATGAAAAAAGTTTGAGATCATCAAAGTCGCAAATCTTGGTGCCCAAACCGAAGGTAGATAATACCAAAGTTGATCGAACAGCCCGGTAACTCCCAATGCACCAACCAACAAAAAGATTGCACCTAATGCAACACACCAAGAAGATCCAAATCTAAGTGCTATAAACAGTTGGATGAGAAGTAAACAGGCAATTGGAATAATCACGAGTATGCAGCTTAAAACATAAGCAGCTACGTGCATTTGTCCCCACAAAAGATAGAACCCCGCTACAGATAAAATTACTCCAATAGCGACCAGCACAAACAAGAGAATGAAAATTGAGAAAAATGTCCTCAATCGTGACCGTCCAACGCACAAAATATTGAAACAGTCTCCGGCACGCTGCTCTTGTTGTGCTACGTAGGTGCAAAGTAACGTAATTAAACAAGGCATCACTAAGGCGATAGTTTGAAAATAGCCGGTGATTTTTTGCTCGGTACTCCAAGCTGCTACAGAATAGTAAGCGATAAATAAGCCAACTATTAAAATTGGCCATAGCAAGGCAAGTCCTAAAAGAGGTGTCTTTCTGATTTTGTAAATATGAGAACGTAAATTATTAAACATATATGATCACCTCGCCTCTGAGTTTGAAAATAGCCATGTCGCCAAAAATCCCAACACAGCAGTTAAAGCTAAAGATAAGATCAGAGATAAAACAACATCCATCGTTCCTATATTTAGATTACTTTCGACCGGCAGACCGTTTGGCATGACACCGATTACGACAGCCATACAACGATTGACCCATGCCCACGGGCAGAAAAGCCAATAGGACTTTAAAGCTAATAACACACCTGAAAAAGAAATAATCAGGTTTATGGCAACAGTAAAGATGAGTCCAAGCTTCTTCGATAGAATGAAACTAAAAGGTATCTGCCAAGCTGAACTTAGAAACATGACAACAATGCCTGACAAAACAGTAACAACACTAAGCTGTTTTATTTGAGCTGTTCCAAATATACCTAATAGAGCTGGTACAAGAATGACTGCAACGCTGAGTAATAGGCAAGAAAATAAGGCATATCCCAACACATTAATGAGCTTTGCGAGCCAAATTCTCTTTTGCTTAATGGGCAAAGAGCGGATTGTGCGCAAAGCGTGTTTGCCATTATCAATATTGACGGCAGCTGCACCGATCAAAGCAAAGGTTGCAGGGAGGAACACCACGTAAAACCAGTTAAATAGGTTAAGAGAAAAATAACCTCCTTGAATTGTAGCCAGCGCAGCAAGACAAAGCGGGCTCGCTATGGCAACACGTCGTACAATGCTTCTTTTAGTTTTCAAAAACTCTGATTGCAGGATGCTAAAAAAGTCCATTTATAGCCTCACTTGCTGTTTACTTACTACGTCCATAAACAACTGCTCTAAATCTATTCCCTGACGTAGCGCACCTTGGAATCCGAGAGAACCAGCGGCGATAATTCCAACATGATCAGCAATTTGCTCCACCTCAGATAGAATATGTGACGACAAAATTACCGTGGTGCCCTGTTTCGCAAATCCACGGATTAGTCCGCGTAAATCTTTAATGGCGATGGGATCCAGACCGTTTGTAGGCTCATCCAGGATAAGTAGCTGAGGGTGATTGATGAGAGCTAATGCGATGCCGAGTCGCTGTTTCATTCCCATAGAAAACTGACCGGACTTCTTTTTTCCAGTGTCAGAAAGACCTACGATTTCTAAAACTTCATCGATTCGGCTTTTTTCTATTCCCAGAGCCAGTGATCGTACTCTACAGTTTTCATAAGCTGTTAAGTTGGGGTAGAGTGGCGCATTTTCAATAAGTGCCCCGATTTCAGAAAGAACCGAACGGTTCCAAGGAGCATTATTAAAAAGAATAGATCCGGATGACGGTTTGATCATGCCGCAGATCATTTTGAGAAAAGTTGACTTTCCTGCGCCATTTGGACCAAGAAGTCCATAGACTTTTCCCCGAGGGACACATACATCGATTGAGTTAACGGCTATTTGTTTTCCAAACTTTTTCGATAGGCTCTGCGTTTGTAAAATATAATCTGCCATATTAGTTGCCTCACCTTCTTATCGGTACTTAAACTGTACGAAAGAAAAATAAGGAAACTATAAGGTGCGAGATGAAATATCTATCTCACCCACTCAGCGGGCAAAACATCAATATCACCCACTCAAATGAGCCAAAAGAAAAATCGACTACTCAACCCTC contains:
- a CDS encoding lantibiotic immunity ABC transporter MutG family permease subunit gives rise to the protein MFNNLRSHIYKIRKTPLLGLALLWPILIVGLFIAYYSVAAWSTEQKITGYFQTIALVMPCLITLLCTYVAQQEQRAGDCFNILCVGRSRLRTFFSIFILLFVLVAIGVILSVAGFYLLWGQMHVAAYVLSCILVIIPIACLLLIQLFIALRFGSSWCVALGAIFLLVGALGVTGLFDQLWYYLPSVWAPRFATLMISNFFHSDNIIKVAADLRHGLFFCLVFTLILVVLIPSWFHKWDGRPSIGDE
- a CDS encoding lantibiotic protection ABC transporter ATP-binding protein, which encodes MADYILQTQSLSKKFGKQIAVNSIDVCVPRGKVYGLLGPNGAGKSTFLKMICGMIKPSSGSILFNNAPWNRSVLSEIGALIENAPLYPNLTAYENCRVRSLALGIEKSRIDEVLEIVGLSDTGKKKSGQFSMGMKQRLGIALALINHPQLLILDEPTNGLDPIAIKDLRGLIRGFAKQGTTVILSSHILSEVEQIADHVGIIAAGSLGFQGALRQGIDLEQLFMDVVSKQQVRL
- a CDS encoding lantibiotic immunity ABC transporter MutE/EpiE family permease subunit — translated: MDFFSILQSEFLKTKRSIVRRVAIASPLCLAALATIQGGYFSLNLFNWFYVVFLPATFALIGAAAVNIDNGKHALRTIRSLPIKQKRIWLAKLINVLGYALFSCLLLSVAVILVPALLGIFGTAQIKQLSVVTVLSGIVVMFLSSAWQIPFSFILSKKLGLIFTVAINLIISFSGVLLALKSYWLFCPWAWVNRCMAVVIGVMPNGLPVESNLNIGTMDVVLSLILSLALTAVLGFLATWLFSNSEAR